The Marivivens sp. LCG002 genome contains a region encoding:
- the dnaN gene encoding DNA polymerase III subunit beta, producing MKFSIERGELLKAVAQAQSVVERRNTIPILANVLIEAEGNTVQFRATDLDIEVVDKAPAMVERAGATTVSAVTLNEIVRKLPDGALVTLTEDGTKGRLTIEAGRSNFSLATLPKEDFPVMASSDYASNFSAPAPVLRRLFDKSKFAISTEETRYYLNGVYMHVAEREGGKVLRCVATDGHRLARIDADLPENAEGMAGVIVPRKTVGELRKLLDDDDMQIAVSVSETKIRFATPSITLTSKVIDGTFPDYTRVIPSGNTRKLEVDASEFAKAVDRVATVSSERSRAVKLSLDEDRLVLSVNAPDSGAAEEELAVAYGDERLEIGFNAKYLLEIASQVDRENAVFLFNSSGDPTLMREGNDTSAVYVVMPMRV from the coding sequence AAAGCCGTCGCACAGGCACAATCGGTCGTCGAGCGTCGGAACACGATTCCGATCCTTGCCAACGTCTTGATTGAAGCCGAAGGGAACACCGTTCAGTTCCGTGCGACCGACCTCGATATAGAGGTTGTGGACAAGGCCCCCGCAATGGTCGAGCGCGCTGGTGCGACCACGGTTTCGGCTGTCACCCTGAACGAGATCGTGCGCAAGCTTCCTGATGGGGCGCTTGTGACGTTGACCGAAGACGGGACCAAGGGGCGTCTGACGATCGAAGCGGGACGTTCGAACTTTAGCCTTGCGACGCTTCCAAAAGAAGATTTCCCCGTGATGGCGTCCTCGGACTACGCGTCGAATTTCTCGGCTCCCGCCCCCGTGCTGCGCCGCCTCTTCGACAAGTCGAAGTTTGCGATTTCCACTGAAGAGACCCGTTATTACCTCAACGGCGTCTACATGCATGTGGCAGAGCGTGAAGGCGGCAAAGTGCTTCGCTGCGTAGCGACCGACGGCCACCGTCTTGCCCGTATCGATGCCGATCTTCCCGAAAACGCAGAAGGCATGGCGGGCGTCATTGTCCCACGCAAGACCGTGGGCGAGCTTCGCAAGCTTCTTGATGATGACGATATGCAGATTGCCGTTTCGGTGTCCGAAACCAAGATCCGTTTTGCAACGCCCTCGATCACCCTGACGTCCAAGGTGATTGACGGAACCTTCCCCGATTACACCCGCGTGATCCCGAGCGGCAACACCCGCAAGCTTGAAGTCGATGCGAGCGAATTTGCCAAGGCTGTTGACCGTGTGGCAACCGTTTCGTCCGAGCGCAGCCGCGCAGTCAAGCTCAGCCTTGATGAGGATCGACTCGTTCTGTCTGTGAATGCCCCCGACAGTGGTGCCGCAGAAGAAGAGCTTGCAGTTGCCTATGGCGACGAGCGTTTGGAGATCGGCTTTAACGCCAAATATCTTCTTGAAATTGCAAGCCAAGTCGATCGTGAGAACGCGGTTTTCCTCTTCAATTCTTCGGGTGATCCGACCCTGATGCGCGAAGGTAATGACACTTCGGCTGTCTATGTCGTAATGCCGATGCGCGTATGA
- the recF gene encoding DNA replication/repair protein RecF, whose translation MSGLSVAELTLSHFRSHKRAAFDFDGRPVAIHGPNGAGKTNILEAISMLSPGRGLRRASMDEIARRPEALGWKIGAVLRSLHQMHEVETFSEQGSSRTVRIDGKTAAQVALGRIARVLWLVPSMDRLWIEGAEGRRRFLDRMTMSFEPSHAEVVLTYEKAMRERNRLLKDMVRDAHWYAAVEAQMARAGAAIQVNRASALTLLEEAQREAETAFPVAELSLETPDDQEPMGEDALARAFAEGRARDMAAGRTLAGPHRTDLVGIYAAKGVNASVCSTGEQKALLVSLILANARGLARDFGAPPILLLDEVAAHLDASRRAALYDEICALGAQAFMTGTGPELFQELGARAQFVEVTEIDGISKVEM comes from the coding sequence ATGAGCGGCCTTTCTGTTGCCGAGTTGACGCTTTCGCATTTCCGCTCGCACAAACGGGCTGCGTTCGACTTTGACGGTCGACCCGTTGCGATCCACGGTCCCAACGGTGCGGGCAAGACCAATATCCTCGAGGCGATTTCGATGCTGTCCCCCGGCAGGGGTCTTCGGCGGGCAAGCATGGACGAAATCGCCCGTCGGCCCGAAGCGCTCGGCTGGAAGATCGGAGCGGTTCTGCGGTCCTTGCATCAGATGCACGAGGTCGAAACCTTTTCAGAACAGGGTTCAAGCCGCACGGTCAGGATCGACGGAAAAACGGCGGCGCAGGTTGCTCTTGGACGCATTGCCCGCGTGCTCTGGCTTGTTCCGTCGATGGATCGTCTCTGGATCGAAGGCGCCGAGGGGCGGCGGCGGTTTCTGGACCGCATGACCATGAGTTTCGAGCCGAGCCACGCCGAGGTCGTTCTCACCTATGAAAAAGCCATGCGCGAGAGGAACAGGCTCCTCAAGGATATGGTGCGTGACGCCCACTGGTACGCGGCGGTCGAAGCCCAAATGGCCCGAGCGGGCGCTGCGATTCAGGTAAACCGCGCGAGTGCCCTGACCCTCCTCGAAGAGGCGCAACGCGAGGCGGAAACCGCCTTTCCCGTTGCCGAACTCAGCCTAGAGACGCCCGATGATCAGGAGCCGATGGGCGAAGACGCTCTGGCCAGAGCTTTTGCCGAGGGGCGGGCGCGTGACATGGCGGCAGGTCGCACTTTGGCGGGGCCCCACCGCACCGATCTTGTCGGCATTTATGCCGCCAAAGGCGTCAATGCGTCGGTCTGTTCGACGGGCGAGCAAAAGGCGCTTCTCGTCTCGCTCATTTTGGCGAATGCACGCGGTCTTGCCCGCGATTTCGGAGCGCCGCCGATCCTTTTGCTTGATGAGGTTGCGGCTCATCTTGACGCAAGTCGGCGCGCGGCGCTTTATGACGAAATATGCGCATTGGGCGCTCAGGCGTTTATGACGGGCACGGGACCCGAACTTTTCCAAGAACTCGGTGCACGGGCACAATTCGTCGAAGTGACCGAGATTGATGGAATATCCAAGGTTGAAATGTGA
- a CDS encoding VOC family protein — MNNQRVTLITLGVSDLDRSKDFYGALGWTIAEEQPSVIFYQLNGLALGLFPFDALAEDQGRAGEKLGVGGSTLAINFPTEAEVDEAFARALAAGATLLKSPEKVFWGGYSGYYADPDGHVWELAMNPFWPLKEDGSLTLPTTE; from the coding sequence ATGAATAATCAAAGAGTTACCCTTATCACCCTTGGTGTTTCCGATCTTGATCGCTCCAAGGATTTTTACGGTGCGCTCGGCTGGACCATCGCAGAAGAACAGCCAAGCGTGATCTTTTATCAACTGAATGGGCTCGCGCTCGGGCTCTTCCCGTTTGATGCTCTGGCCGAAGATCAGGGGCGCGCGGGCGAAAAGCTTGGGGTCGGGGGCAGCACGCTTGCGATCAATTTCCCGACCGAAGCCGAAGTGGATGAGGCCTTTGCCCGTGCCTTGGCTGCGGGTGCCACATTGCTCAAGTCCCCTGAAAAGGTCTTTTGGGGCGGTTACTCAGGCTATTATGCCGATCCCGATGGCCATGTTTGGGAGCTTGCCATGAACCCGTTCTGGCCACTGAAGGAGGACGGAAGCCTGACGCTTCCGACAACAGAATGA